The following proteins are co-located in the Hemitrygon akajei unplaced genomic scaffold, sHemAka1.3 Scf000058, whole genome shotgun sequence genome:
- the LOC140721612 gene encoding NACHT, LRR and PYD domains-containing protein 3-like, producing the protein MWESFEIWRTELPKLDRILKEIQELGPDPQEYMNIGQGLSELPTQLIDVQQKHKETLRAQTETLRVNTILMTEKVKVFQLADRYAELTVISTVRDRTLVEHELLARGRDHEDYREKQLRRQLEKIRTDQLFQSSFSRSKSKSRNSAAVAGVPGIGKTTMVQKIVYDWAMGKIYQQFQFVFSFKFRDLNTITCRINLRELILDQYPYFGNILREVWKNPEGLLFIFDGLDEFKHKIDFADSRRDTEPKHQCPDPEWKCEVSDIVYSLIQGKLLPGCSVLVTTRPTALHLLEKADISVWAEILGFVDEERKEYFIRHFEDQTVAEAVFNYVKENEILYTMSYNPSYCWILALALGPFFTQRVRDPQRVPKTITQLYSYYIYNILKNHGREIENPRDVLLRVGQMAFKGVSEKKIVFTDGDLINYNLQPSQFLSGFLMELLEREDSAQSVVYTFPHLTIQEFVAAVAQFLTIHPGEILKFLTDAHNTTDGKFEVFLRFVAGLSNPMTARGLVEFLGPFHHETTCRVIDWVKEEFKQQSGNTGSEAGKRSLLNTLHYLFESQNRGLAQAALGSVKTLSFSGMTLTPIDCAVLSHVIGLCDTIKHLDLGNCHIQCEGIKRLGPRLHKCQELSLGGNDLGDSGVKLVSAALKNPECKIQKLWSQLLQRRSQ; encoded by the exons atgttcaacagaaacacaaggagactctgcgggcacaaactgaaaccctgagagtgaacacgatcctgatgacggagaaggtgaaggttttccagctggctgatcgatacgctgagctcacggtcatttctactgttcgagatcggacactggtggaacatgagctgctggcaagaggcagagaccatgaggattatagagagaaacaactccgcagacagctggaaaaaatccgtactgatcagttattccagagcagcttttcccggagtaaatccaaatctaggaattcagcagcagtggccggagtcccggggatcgggaaaacaacgatggtacaaaagattgtttatgactgggccatggggaaaatataccaacagttccagtttgtcttcagtttcaaattccgagatTTAAACACCATTACTTgtagaataaacctgagggaactgattctggatcagtatccttactttgggaatatcctgagagaagtctggaagaacccagagggattactgtttatattcgatggtttagatgaattcaaacacaaaatcgattttgcggacagtcggagagatacagaacccaagcaccagtgtccagatcccgagtggaagtgtgaagtgtctgacattgtgtacagtttaatccagggcaagctgctcccagggtgttcagtgctggtgaccacccgtcccactgcgttacatttattggaaaaggcggatatcagtgtctgggctgaaatcctgggatttgttgatgaggaacggaaggaatatttcatcagacattttgaagatcagacggtggcggaagctgttttcaattatgtgaaggagaacgagatcctgtacaccatgagctacaacccctcctactgctggatcctcgctctggcactgggccccttcttcacacaaagagtcagggacccacagcgagttcccaagaccatcacccaactgtactcctactatatttacaacatcctgaaaaaccacggccgagagattgagaacccccgtgatgtgttactcagggttggtcagatggccttcaaaggagtgtccgagaagaagattgtgtttacagatggagatttgatcaactacaatctgcagccttcccagttcctgtccgggttcctgatggagcttttggagagagaggattctgcccagagcgtggtgtacacattcccacacctcaccatccaagagtttgtagctgcagtcgcacaattcctgactaTACATCCCGGGGAAattctgaaattcctcactgatgcccacaacacgacagatggaaaatttgaggtatttctccgttttgttgctggtctctccaacccaatgacagctcggggcctggtggagtttctgggtccatttcatcatgaaacaacctgccgggtgattgactgggtgaaggaggagtttaAACAACAGAGTGGAAACAcagggagtgaagctggtaaaaggagcctcctgaacacattgcactacctgtttgagtctcagaatcgtggactggctcaggccgcactgggatctgtgaaaacactttcattcagtggaatgacactgaccccgattgactgcgcggtcctgtctcatgtcatcggactctgtgatacaataaaacacctcgacctggggaactgccacattcagtgtgaaggaatcaaGCGGCTGGGACCcaggctgcacaagtgccaggagttgag TCTCGGGgggaatgacctgggagattcaggagtgaaactggtgtctgcggctctgaagaacccggagtgtaaaatacagaaactgtg gtcacagcTGCTCCAaaggaggtcccagtga